DNA sequence from the Thiosulfativibrio zosterae genome:
GATAGTAAATAATAATTTTGATAATTTTAAGATTGCCATTAAAAAACTTTTAGAAAACTAGTCCTAAAATCCAGCTAAACTAAAATAATTTCAAACACTTAAACAGATTATTATTATTTACACAAACAAACACTTCATTAGGTCTATTTTAAACCTTAGCCCTCTAAAATTCTGACAATTTCTAACTAAAATTGTATTCAATAACCTCAAAACTTGTTTTTGACATCTCACCGCACTGCAAATAACTGCTTGCGATTGTATACAATTTAGATATAATTTTGTTTAACACTCAATTTACTTCTGCCAAAGGAAGTCACATGACAGCACTCACCACGCATATTCTTGACACCAGCAGCGGCAAACCCGCCGCTGCCATTATCATTTATCTTTATCAGTTATCGGGTGACCGCAAAACCCTTCTTACCCAAACCTACAGCAACCAAGATGGCCGAACCGACCAACCTTTATTGCAAGGAACCGCGTTTGTCGCAGGGCAGTATGAGTTGGTATTTGCGATGGGCGACTATTTAAAAGCCAGCCATGCCAACCTACCCGATCCATTATTTTTAGACGACATTGTGATTCGTTTTGGCATTGCCGACCCCAGCCGTCATTATCATGTGCCACTCCTAGTGTCACCTTTTGGTTACAGCACATATCGAGGGAGTTAGGTCATGGCACAAGACAACCCAATTTGTTTTTACCTAGGTCAAGAACTCAAAACCCTCAGCGAAGTGCCTGCCACCCTCACTGTCTTGAACTATCTGCGTTTGCAAGAAAATGCCATCGGCACCAAAGAAGGCTGCGCAGAAGGCGACTGTGGCGCTTGCACCGTAGTGTTGGGCGAACTGATTAATGGGCAACTGCAATATAAAGCGGTCAACGCTTGTATTCTGTTTGTGCCCATGCTGGATGGCAAACAACTGATCACTGTCGAACATTTAAAATCGTTTAATCAAGGACAACTCCATCCCGTGCAACAATTGTTGGTCGACACCCACGGTTCGCAATGCGGATTTTGTACACCGGGGTTTGTCATGTCAGGTTATGCACTTTACGAAAACACGCGAAAAGCGGGCAAAATTAACGAGGCCTGGTCAAATTTAACAGAACAAACAACCGATTTAACCAACACCATCAATAAAGCCTTTGCCGGTAATTTGTGTCGCTGCACGGGTTACGGCCCCATTATTGAAGCGGGTAAACAAATGGTGCAGCACGCCTTAAATGCCCCGCAAAATGAAAACGCTGAACAAGACAGCATGACCGCTAAGCTGCAAGCCATTCAACCCAGCCACCCAAAACAACAGCACACCGCAACCCAAACCTTTATTCAACCGCACACCATCACCGACCTCACCCAAGCCTTAGTAGATTTTCCTGAAGCCAAATTGCTGGCCGGCGCCACCGACTTAGGGCTGTGGGTGACCAAACAACACCGCCATTTGCCAGCGCTCATTTCGGTGAACCAAGTCCCAGAATTGCAACAGATCACCTTGCACACCACGCACCTTGAAATTGGCGCAGCGGTGACCTACAGTCAAGCCATGCCGGTGTTGTGTCAGTATTTTCCAATGCTGGAACCCTATCTTGAAAGACACAGCTCCACTCAAATTCGCAACTCTGGCACCATTGTTGGCAATATCGCCAACGGCTCGCCCATAGCCGATATGCCGCCCCCGCTGATGGCATTGGGCGCTACCCTACGTTTGCGCAATGCACAGGGCGTTCGAGACTTGTTGTTACAAGATTACTTTATTGAATATGGCCGCCAAGGCCTACAAGCTCATGAGTTTATTGAAAGCGTATCGATTCCATGGCTGAATTCGGCAGCTTACTTTCAAGTGTATAAAATTTCCAAGCGCTTTGAACAGGACATTTCCAGTGTCAGCGCAGCCTTTTATATTGAGCTCACCGACCAAAAAGTCAGCCAAGTGCGCCTATGTTTTGGCGGCATGGCGGGTACGCCTAAGCGTGCTGCACTCGCCGAAGCAGCCTTACTCAATCAACCTTGGCAAAACGCCACCCTAGACCAAGCCGTCGCTGCTTTGACGCAAGACTTTACGCCTTTAGACGACTTTAGAGCCTCTAAAACTTATCGCATGACCGTAGCGCAAAATCTTTTACGCAAATTTTTTATTGAAACCCAAACCACAGGTCAACCGCTTAGCCTAACGCATACTGGGGAAATCAAACATGCCTAACACCGCTCAAATCGCCCAACTTAAAAGCGGTGTCAAAGCCGCCTTGCAACACGACAGTGCGCTCAAACATGTCAGTGGCGAAGCACTCTATATAGACGACTTGCCCGAGCCCAAAGATTGTTTACACATTTATATTGCCCAAAGTCAGCACGCCCATGCCAAAGTTACCCAACTCGATGTCAGTGCCGTTAAAACCGCCCCAGGCGTGGTTAAAGTGCTCACTGCGCAAGATATTCCCGGCAAAAATGATTTTGGCGCCGTCATCGATGGCGACCCCATTTTTGCTGATGGCTTAGTGGAATATTTAGGGCAATCGCTCTTTGCGGTAGCGGCCACAGACAT
Encoded proteins:
- the uraH gene encoding hydroxyisourate hydrolase — translated: MTALTTHILDTSSGKPAAAIIIYLYQLSGDRKTLLTQTYSNQDGRTDQPLLQGTAFVAGQYELVFAMGDYLKASHANLPDPLFLDDIVIRFGIADPSRHYHVPLLVSPFGYSTYRGS
- the xdhA gene encoding xanthine dehydrogenase small subunit; the encoded protein is MAQDNPICFYLGQELKTLSEVPATLTVLNYLRLQENAIGTKEGCAEGDCGACTVVLGELINGQLQYKAVNACILFVPMLDGKQLITVEHLKSFNQGQLHPVQQLLVDTHGSQCGFCTPGFVMSGYALYENTRKAGKINEAWSNLTEQTTDLTNTINKAFAGNLCRCTGYGPIIEAGKQMVQHALNAPQNENAEQDSMTAKLQAIQPSHPKQQHTATQTFIQPHTITDLTQALVDFPEAKLLAGATDLGLWVTKQHRHLPALISVNQVPELQQITLHTTHLEIGAAVTYSQAMPVLCQYFPMLEPYLERHSSTQIRNSGTIVGNIANGSPIADMPPPLMALGATLRLRNAQGVRDLLLQDYFIEYGRQGLQAHEFIESVSIPWLNSAAYFQVYKISKRFEQDISSVSAAFYIELTDQKVSQVRLCFGGMAGTPKRAALAEAALLNQPWQNATLDQAVAALTQDFTPLDDFRASKTYRMTVAQNLLRKFFIETQTTGQPLSLTHTGEIKHA